The genome window GTATCTCGGCGTGCGGGAAGACCGTGTTTATGAACTGCTTGGAATCTGCGGCCGATTGATTGAACCGCAGTGGAAACCGGTACTTCGCGGCGAAAAACCACGTGGCATGAATGCGTTCGGAACCTTTGAAAACGATCAGCATGCTGGACGGGAAAACCCGCTGGACGGCTGTGAAACTATTGAGGCAATTGAAGCGTTAAATTGGCCGGACCCGTATGACTTTAATTTTGAGATGATGCGGCCGATGATCGACTCTTATCATGGAGAAGTTGCAATGCGCGGGCCGGGCTGGCGTCCTCTGTTTTTCAAGATTGCCGACTTATGGGGCATGGAAGAGGCGCTGGTGAACATGCTGTCAGAGCCGGAACTTTTTGAGGTGGCTGTGGAGCGAGTGTTTGAGTTTTCCTATCGTCATGCAGAGCGGTATATGGAAACGGTCGGCGACAGTGTGGACGTGTTTTACTGCTGTGATGACTTTGCGACGCAGCGAGGCTTGATGTTTTCACCGGAGCAATGGAGAAAATGGTTCAAACCTTATTATGCAAAGTTGTTTGCCATCGGCAAAAAATATAATCGGCCAGTTTGGTTTCATTCTTGTGGCGATATTACGCCGGTGCTGCCGGATATGATTGAGATTGGCATGGACGTTTGGGAAACTGTTCAGTTGCACGCATTGCCGTTCGGGATGGAAAAGCTGAAAAGCGAGTATGGCCGAGACCTCTGTTTTTTCGGAGGAATTAGCACTCAGAAACTGCCTTTCATGACTCCGAATGAAGTGCATGAAATCACCGCGCGTACAATTGATGTGATGGCCAAAGACGGCGGCTATATTTGCGGAGGTGATCATCATATTCAGAAAGAAGTACCGCCGGAAAATGTGCTGGCACTATTCGAAACCGTAAGAGAATTTCAATAAAATATGTTAAGGGATGGCATGCGATGAAAAAAAAGAATGTTCTATTTATTATTTCACACGACATTAGCAACCGATTCGGTTGCTTGGGCGATGCTCATGCTGTGACGCCGAGCATTGACCGGTTGGCGGAGCATAACAGTTTGGTGTTTGAAAAACATTATTGTCATTGGCCGTTGTGCGGACCGTCGCGCGCCAAC of Tichowtungia aerotolerans contains these proteins:
- a CDS encoding uroporphyrinogen decarboxylase family protein, with the translated sequence MNLRQIELDAIAHKNGPVPADAIVLENTSEMAAYLGVREDRVYELLGICGRLIEPQWKPVLRGEKPRGMNAFGTFENDQHAGRENPLDGCETIEAIEALNWPDPYDFNFEMMRPMIDSYHGEVAMRGPGWRPLFFKIADLWGMEEALVNMLSEPELFEVAVERVFEFSYRHAERYMETVGDSVDVFYCCDDFATQRGLMFSPEQWRKWFKPYYAKLFAIGKKYNRPVWFHSCGDITPVLPDMIEIGMDVWETVQLHALPFGMEKLKSEYGRDLCFFGGISTQKLPFMTPNEVHEITARTIDVMAKDGGYICGGDHHIQKEVPPENVLALFETVREFQ